The following proteins are encoded in a genomic region of Vicugna pacos chromosome 16, VicPac4, whole genome shotgun sequence:
- the EPN3 gene encoding epsin-3 produces the protein MTTSALRRQVKNIVHNYSEAEIKVREATSNDPWGPPSSLMSEIADLTFNTVAFAEVMGMLWRRLNDSGKNWRHVYKALTLLDYLLKTGSERVAHQCRENLYTIQTLKDFQYIDRDGKDQGVNVREKVKQVMALLKDEERLRQERTHALKTKERMALEGTGIGSGQLGFSRRHGDDYGRSRGSPSSYNSSSSSPRYTSDLEQARPQTSGEEELQLQLALAMSREEAEKPVPPASHRDEDLQLQLALRLSRQEQEKEVRSWRGDDSPVANGAGAGVHRRQDREPEREERQEEEKLKTSQSSILDLTDIFAPAPALPSTHCSADPWDIPGLRPNTEPSGSSWGPSADPWSPVPSRSILSHSQPWNLPPMLSSSEPWGWTPVLPVGPPTTDSWAQNSPHHKPPNTGADPWGASVETSNTPVLGGTSTFDPFAKPPVPTETKEGLECAQALPSGKPSSPVELDLFGDAIPSSKQNGTKEPDAFDLGVLGEALTQPSKDTRACRTPESFLGPSASSLVNLDSLVKAPQVAKTRNPFLTGLSAPSPTNPFGGGEQGRPTLNQMRTGSPALGLAAGGPVGAPFGSMTYSASLPLPLSSVPAGVTLPASVSVFPQARAFTPPPPGSLQQPLLPTSGSAGPLQPPPQAGTNPFL, from the exons ATGACGACCTCAGCACTGCGGCGGCAGGTGAAGAACATTGTGCACAACTACTCTGAGGCGGAGATTAAGGTGCGAGAGGCCACCAGCAATGACCCGTGGGGTCCGCCCAGCTCGCTCATGTCGGAGATTGCCGATCTGACCTTCAACACGGTGGCCTTTGCCGAGGTCATGGGCATGCTGTGGCGGCGGCTCAACGACAGTGGCAAGAACTGGCGGCACGTGTACAAGGCGCTGACGCTGCTGGACTACCTGCTGAAGACGGGCTCCGAGCGGGTGGCCCACCAGTGCCGGGAGAACCTCTACACCATCCAGACGCTCAAGGACTTCCAGTACATCGACCGTGACGGCAAGGACCAGGGCGTCAATGTGCGCGAGAAGGTCAAGCAGGTGATGGCCCTGCTCAAGGATGAGGAGCGCCTCCGGCAGGAGCGGACCCATGCCCTCAAGACCAAGGAGCGCATGGCACTGGAGGGTACAGGCATCGGCAGCGGGCAGCTGGGCTTCAGCCGCCGCCATGGCGATGACTACGGCCGCTCTCGCGGTTCCCCATCCTCCTACAACT CCTCCTCCTCATCCCCCCGCTAcacctctgacctggagcaggcCAGGCCCCAGACATCAGGAGAAGAggagctgcagctgcagctggCCTTGGCCATGAGCCGCGAGGAGGCTGAGAAG CCCGTCCCCCCAGCCTCCCACAGGGACGAGGACCTGCAGCTGCAGCTGGCTCTGCGCCTGAGCCGGCAGGAGCAGGAGAAG GAGGTGAGGTCCTGGCGAGGAGACGACTCCCCTGTGGCCAATGGTGCTGGGGCTGGAGTCCACCGTCGGCAGGACAGAGAGCCcgaaagagaagagagacaggaggaggagaagctAAAAACCAGCCAG TCCTCCATCCTGGACTTGACGGACATCTTCgcaccagccccagccctgccctccacacACTGCTCTGCTGACCCATGGGACATCCCAG GTCTCAGGCCCAACACAGAGCCCAGTGGCTCGTCCTGGGGGCCTTCTGCAGACCCCTGGTCTCCAGTCCCCTCGAGAAGCATCCTGTCCCACAGCCAGCCCTGGAACTTGCCCCCTATGCTCTCCTCCTCTGAGCCCTGGGGCTGGACCCCTGTGCTTCCTGTTGGACCACCCACCACAGACTCCTGGGCACAGAACTCCCCCCACCACAAACCCCCCAACACTGGGGCCGACCCTTGGGGGGCCTCAGTGGAGACCTCCAACACACCTG TGCTAGGTGGTACCTCGACCTTTGACCCATTTGCCAAacctccagtacccacagagaccaaggaggggctggagtgtgcccaagccctgccctCTGGGAAGCCCAGCAGTCCTGTGG AGCTGGACCTATTTGGAGACGCAATCCCCAGTTCCAAGCAAAATGGCACAAAGGAGCCAGATGCCTTCGACCTGGGTGTACTGGGGGAAGCACTAACCCAGCCCAGCAAGGACACCCGAGCATGCCGGACTCCTGAGTCCTTCCTGGGCCCCTCGGCCTCCTCCTTGGTCAACCTTGACTCATTAGTCAAGGCGCCCCAGGTTGCAAAGACTCGGAACCCCTTCCTAACAG GTCTCAGCGCTCCATCCCCCACCAACCCGTTCGGCGGGGGCGAGCAGGGCAGGCCGACCCTGAACCAGATGCGCACCGGGTCTCCAGCGCTGGGCCTGGCGGCCGGCGGGCCGGTCGGAGCGCCCTTCGGTTCCATGACCTACAGCGCCTCCTTGCCACTCCCGCTCAGCAGCGTGCCGGCCGGCGTGACTCTCCCCGCCTCGGTCAGCGTCTTCCCCCAAGCCCGCGCCTTCACGCCGCCGCCCCCAGGGAGCTTGCAGCAGCCGCTGCTGCCCACGTCCGGCTCCGCGGGGCCGCTCCAGCCGCCCCCGCAGGCCGGCACTAATCCCTTTCTTTGA